From Aquabacter sp. L1I39, the proteins below share one genomic window:
- a CDS encoding TetR/AcrR family transcriptional regulator: MAKAGRGRSQAQQSDAQREEDPRERILAAAQRVFLEQGFELATVREITLRAEVNVSAINYYFGSKDELLGAVLDRIMQPYTEARVSALEGAEREAGGNGPSLTQIVEALIRPMVELSRDATGARPLTRLIQQIRARPNEGTSRFFTQRVDPSVFQFINAFQRALPHLDRADLFWRYNFAIGAVMQVLIDSDPATFRLKRLSGDLCDTSDEDEIIAQLVAFVSAGFRAPSAIKARSEAI, from the coding sequence GTGGCGAAGGCGGGGCGAGGTCGAAGCCAGGCACAGCAATCGGATGCTCAGCGGGAAGAAGATCCCAGGGAGCGGATCCTGGCGGCGGCGCAGCGCGTGTTTCTGGAACAAGGCTTTGAATTGGCCACCGTCCGCGAGATCACTTTGCGCGCCGAGGTGAATGTCTCTGCCATCAACTACTATTTCGGCTCCAAGGATGAGTTGTTGGGGGCGGTGCTCGACCGCATCATGCAGCCCTACACGGAGGCGCGTGTGAGCGCACTTGAGGGGGCTGAGCGGGAGGCGGGGGGCAACGGGCCGTCGCTTACGCAAATTGTCGAAGCCTTGATCCGCCCGATGGTGGAGTTGAGCCGCGATGCAACGGGCGCCCGCCCGCTCACCCGCCTCATCCAGCAGATCCGTGCGCGTCCGAACGAGGGCACCTCGCGCTTTTTTACCCAGCGGGTGGATCCGTCCGTCTTCCAGTTCATTAATGCGTTCCAGCGCGCCCTGCCTCATCTTGACCGCGCGGACCTCTTCTGGCGCTACAACTTCGCTATCGGGGCCGTGATGCAGGTTCTGATCGACTCCGATCCTGCCACTTTCCGCCTAAAGCGGCTGTCGGGCGACCTCTGCGACACCAGTGACGAGGATGAGATTATCGCCCAGTTGGTGGCCTTCGTCTCCGCCGGCTTTCGGGCGCCGTCCGCCATCAAGGCGCGGTCCGAAGCAATCTGA
- a CDS encoding 4-hydroxy-tetrahydrodipicolinate synthase family protein, with translation MSTSPARKITGSFVALVTPFDRSGRVDFGAFRELLSFHEANGTGAVLIMGSTGEVSMLSADERREIIVETSKMKSDRMPIFFGCTGSNTETTIENVRFARANGADGAILAAPAYICAPEADIERFFLDVADASDLPLGIYNNPPRVKTDLHWDHLLRIFKHPNYVVHKESTTRVGQVAQILAARPDVSVMCCDSPNLGLVVPTMSLGGHGTANMSGNIAPAEVAYMSRPWASYDEAEGFKQSYLKLLPLLHYNYSAINPVAVKSLMKAVGLPVGELRRPLTGLEGEALARGVRIVQELGLDKVYGWKIAPISAVAA, from the coding sequence ATGTCCACCTCCCCCGCACGGAAGATCACCGGCTCGTTCGTCGCCCTGGTCACGCCCTTTGATCGGTCTGGACGCGTGGATTTCGGTGCCTTTCGTGAGTTGCTGTCCTTTCACGAGGCGAACGGCACCGGTGCTGTGCTGATCATGGGCTCGACCGGCGAAGTCTCCATGCTGTCTGCAGATGAGCGGCGGGAGATTATTGTAGAAACGTCGAAGATGAAATCGGACCGGATGCCGATCTTCTTTGGCTGCACCGGGAGTAATACGGAGACTACCATTGAGAACGTACGCTTCGCCCGTGCCAATGGGGCGGACGGGGCAATCCTGGCGGCGCCGGCCTATATTTGCGCGCCGGAGGCGGATATTGAGCGCTTCTTCCTTGATGTGGCCGATGCGAGCGATCTGCCACTCGGGATCTACAACAATCCGCCCCGTGTGAAGACCGATCTGCACTGGGATCATCTTTTACGCATCTTCAAGCACCCCAATTATGTGGTGCACAAGGAATCCACCACCCGCGTGGGTCAGGTGGCCCAGATCCTGGCGGCGCGGCCCGACGTTTCGGTGATGTGTTGCGACAGCCCCAATCTGGGCCTTGTGGTGCCCACCATGAGCTTGGGTGGACATGGCACGGCGAACATGAGCGGCAATATCGCGCCCGCCGAAGTGGCCTATATGTCCCGCCCCTGGGCGAGCTATGACGAGGCCGAAGGGTTCAAGCAGAGCTACCTGAAACTCTTGCCTCTGCTTCATTACAACTATTCCGCGATCAATCCGGTGGCAGTGAAGTCGCTGATGAAGGCGGTGGGCCTTCCCGTCGGCGAACTGCGCCGGCCGCTCACGGGGCTCGAGGGCGAGGCGTTGGCGCGCGGCGTGCGGATCGTCCAGGAGCTTGGCCTCGACAAGGTCTATGGCTGGAAGATCGCCCCGATCTCCGCCGTTGCGGCCTGA
- a CDS encoding LysR family transcriptional regulator, with product MRDLGPPTLLSRLRFKQLRLVDVLGRTGNLRRTAVELNMTQPAATKILQDLEEMLGVRLFERTPRAMVATEIGAHVVDYARRALTDGERFVSGLANLKRGGYGALALGAIMATASDLLPRAIAELKRQRPLMTIQVLATTSDQLIAALDRGELDLVIGRIPSVRDRAKFDFEPLSKEELWAFAATSHPLAGRTHLDLADMGDMPWVLQPAPSPMRLLIDTAFAAAGLRTLDNLVETSSIFATLNLVRHAGMISMLPKTIVAQEVASGGFVRLPLEVEGRLDPYGIVTPKGVAMTPNASDFLTILKALVAQDAAEAAARPRPTRKVRAGRRPRDTPA from the coding sequence ATGCGCGACCTCGGCCCGCCCACCCTTCTCTCGCGCCTGCGCTTCAAGCAGCTTCGTCTCGTGGATGTGCTGGGGCGGACCGGCAACCTGCGCCGCACGGCTGTTGAGCTGAACATGACCCAGCCCGCCGCCACCAAGATCTTGCAGGACCTGGAGGAGATGCTGGGCGTGCGGCTGTTCGAGCGCACCCCGCGCGCCATGGTGGCCACCGAGATCGGCGCCCATGTGGTGGACTATGCCCGTCGCGCGCTCACCGATGGCGAGCGTTTCGTCAGCGGCCTCGCCAATCTGAAGCGTGGCGGTTATGGCGCGCTGGCACTGGGGGCTATCATGGCCACTGCCTCGGACCTCTTGCCGCGCGCCATCGCGGAGTTGAAACGCCAGCGCCCGCTGATGACCATCCAGGTGCTGGCCACCACGTCGGACCAATTGATCGCCGCCCTTGATCGCGGCGAACTGGACCTCGTCATCGGCCGCATTCCCTCGGTGCGGGACCGGGCGAAGTTCGACTTCGAGCCGCTGTCGAAGGAGGAATTGTGGGCGTTCGCGGCCACCTCGCACCCGCTGGCCGGGCGCACGCATCTGGACCTCGCCGACATGGGCGACATGCCCTGGGTGCTGCAGCCGGCGCCGAGCCCCATGCGTCTCCTCATCGACACCGCCTTCGCGGCGGCCGGCCTGCGGACGCTGGACAATCTGGTGGAGACCTCCTCCATCTTCGCCACCCTCAATCTGGTGCGGCACGCGGGCATGATTTCCATGCTGCCGAAGACCATCGTGGCGCAGGAGGTGGCGAGCGGCGGCTTCGTGCGGTTGCCGCTGGAGGTGGAGGGGCGCCTGGACCCCTATGGCATCGTCACGCCGAAGGGTGTGGCTATGACGCCGAACGCCAGCGACTTCCTGACCATTCTCAAGGCGCTGGTGGCGCAGGATGCGGCCGAGGCGGCGGCGCGTCCGCGCCCCACCCGAAAGGTACGCGCAGGCCGGCGGCCAAGGGACACGCCGGCCTGA
- a CDS encoding FCD domain-containing protein, whose translation MANLADAIETLIAQRRLEPGARLPAERVLAAELNVSRPTLREAIRHLASRGRLVTRRGGGSFVAEPTEPLGQAFAPLASMAEAEPGYWRDVMEIRKSLDADMAYHAALRAGAEDLARLDAALRTVTGSANVDAASQARADAAFHMAIAEASHNAVLRQVMSGLFDLLRQSISQSLERLYLLPRTAHELDDQHRAIVAAIREGRAEDARETARRHLDFVEQTLRKIEEDADRRHRSSRALSQTRPMKDATP comes from the coding sequence TTGGCAAACCTCGCGGACGCAATCGAAACGCTGATCGCCCAACGGCGCCTGGAGCCCGGCGCGCGCCTGCCGGCCGAGCGCGTCCTTGCCGCCGAGCTGAACGTGTCCCGTCCCACGCTGCGGGAGGCCATCCGACACCTGGCGAGCCGTGGCCGCCTGGTGACCCGCCGTGGCGGAGGCAGCTTCGTGGCCGAGCCCACTGAGCCACTGGGTCAGGCCTTCGCCCCCTTGGCGTCCATGGCCGAGGCGGAGCCGGGCTATTGGCGCGATGTGATGGAAATCCGCAAATCGCTGGATGCCGACATGGCCTATCACGCCGCCTTGCGTGCCGGCGCGGAAGACTTGGCCCGCCTTGACGCCGCACTGCGCACTGTCACCGGATCGGCGAACGTTGACGCCGCTTCGCAGGCACGGGCCGACGCGGCGTTCCACATGGCCATTGCCGAGGCCTCGCACAATGCGGTGCTGCGGCAGGTGATGTCCGGCCTGTTCGACCTCCTGCGCCAGAGCATCTCCCAAAGCCTTGAGCGGCTCTATCTTCTGCCCCGCACAGCGCACGAACTGGATGACCAGCACCGCGCCATCGTCGCGGCCATCCGCGAAGGGCGCGCCGAGGATGCGCGCGAGACCGCGCGCCGGCATCTCGACTTCGTCGAGCAAACGCTCCGCAAGATCGAGGAGGATGCGGACAGGCGGCACCGCTCCTCCCGCGCTTTGTCTCAGACCCGCCCAATGAAAGACGCCACGCCGTGA
- a CDS encoding SDR family oxidoreductase, translated as MDLGLSGRRALLTGSSRGMGRAAAFALAGEGVELTLLARTPDVLEQTAAEIRARAGVRVTTVAGDITTAAGRAAALEACPEPDILVNNADGELPGDFRNWSRDDWMRGVEKMMLTPIEMIRLTVDGMMARRFGRIVNIVSRSVKIAQPELGMSNAARSGLVGFVAGLARQTVAHNVTINNILPGIIASDGQRGHVEELARVTGRPFEEIWAQRAAQNPAGRYGEPDEVGAYIAFLCSTKAGFVNAQNLMIDGGQYPGTY; from the coding sequence ATGGATCTCGGCCTCTCCGGGCGCAGGGCGCTACTGACCGGCAGCAGCCGCGGCATGGGCCGGGCGGCGGCCTTTGCCCTCGCCGGGGAGGGTGTGGAACTCACTCTTCTTGCTCGCACGCCCGATGTGCTTGAGCAGACTGCGGCGGAGATCCGGGCGCGTGCAGGCGTCCGGGTCACCACCGTGGCGGGGGATATCACCACCGCCGCCGGCCGCGCCGCGGCGCTTGAGGCGTGTCCGGAGCCGGACATCCTGGTCAACAATGCCGATGGCGAGTTGCCTGGCGACTTTCGCAACTGGTCGCGGGACGACTGGATGCGGGGTGTCGAGAAGATGATGCTGACGCCCATCGAGATGATCCGCCTCACGGTGGATGGAATGATGGCGCGCCGCTTTGGTCGGATCGTGAATATCGTCTCCCGCAGCGTCAAGATTGCGCAGCCTGAACTTGGCATGTCCAATGCTGCGCGGTCTGGCCTGGTGGGATTTGTTGCCGGGCTGGCGCGGCAGACGGTGGCGCACAACGTCACCATCAACAACATCCTGCCCGGCATCATCGCCTCCGACGGCCAGCGCGGGCATGTGGAGGAACTGGCGCGGGTGACCGGTCGCCCCTTCGAGGAGATCTGGGCGCAGCGGGCGGCGCAGAATCCCGCGGGGCGCTATGGTGAGCCGGACGAGGTGGGGGCCTATATTGCCTTCCTGTGCTCGACCAAGGCTGGCTTCGTGAATGCGCAGAACTTGATGATTGACGGGGGCCAGTATCCCGGAACGTACTGA
- a CDS encoding Bug family tripartite tricarboxylate transporter substrate binding protein — MKMFHALSIALALVAPVAPAAAQGFPDRPVTIVVPYPPGGSVDGVARALATALQAKTGKAFVVDNRAGGAGGVVGSSEVAKAAPDGYTILLDASIHVVTPLINKNVSYNIFKDFTPIGEVAEGPLLITTNPKVKADTLKDFFALAKAKPDDFSFATSGYGSAGHLAVEMLKQKAGVDVDVIAYKGGGPALNDMMGGQVQLIADPMLSSLPYVKSGRLKALAVTSKTRSPLAPDVPTVDEAGMGPFEMVSWYAVWGPRNLDAKASEFLVSNVSAVVNSDEFKQKLAVFGFTPKYRDPEALRAFEQDESARYDVIVKAAKISVE; from the coding sequence ATGAAGATGTTCCACGCGCTTTCCATTGCGCTTGCACTGGTGGCCCCAGTGGCGCCTGCTGCGGCGCAGGGCTTTCCCGACCGGCCGGTGACCATCGTGGTCCCCTATCCACCCGGCGGCTCCGTGGACGGTGTGGCGCGGGCGCTTGCGACAGCGCTCCAGGCCAAGACTGGCAAGGCTTTCGTGGTGGACAACCGGGCCGGCGGGGCCGGCGGCGTGGTAGGCTCGTCCGAGGTGGCGAAGGCGGCCCCGGATGGCTACACCATCCTCCTGGATGCCTCCATCCATGTGGTGACGCCGCTCATCAACAAGAATGTATCCTATAATATCTTCAAAGATTTCACGCCCATCGGCGAAGTCGCCGAAGGTCCTCTTCTCATTACCACCAACCCGAAGGTGAAGGCCGACACGCTGAAGGACTTCTTCGCGCTCGCCAAGGCGAAGCCCGACGATTTCTCTTTTGCAACATCGGGTTACGGCTCGGCCGGGCACCTGGCGGTGGAGATGCTGAAGCAGAAGGCCGGGGTGGATGTGGATGTGATCGCCTATAAGGGCGGCGGACCGGCCCTGAACGATATGATGGGTGGCCAGGTGCAGCTGATCGCCGATCCCATGCTGTCCTCCCTGCCTTATGTAAAGTCCGGTCGTCTCAAGGCCTTAGCGGTCACCAGCAAGACACGCTCGCCGCTCGCGCCGGATGTGCCCACCGTGGATGAGGCGGGTATGGGACCGTTCGAGATGGTGTCCTGGTATGCCGTCTGGGGTCCCCGCAACCTCGATGCCAAGGCCTCGGAATTCCTTGTGAGCAACGTTTCGGCGGTGGTGAACTCCGACGAATTCAAGCAGAAGCTCGCAGTGTTCGGGTTTACTCCGAAGTACCGTGACCCGGAGGCGCTCCGCGCCTTCGAGCAAGATGAAAGTGCCCGCTATGACGTCATCGTCAAGGCGGCCAAAATCTCCGTCGAGTAA
- the lldD gene encoding FMN-dependent L-lactate dehydrogenase LldD: MIISSSADYREAARRRLPPFLFHYIDGGAYSEYTLGRNVSDLSLLALRQRVLKSVGEVDLSANLFGEHLSMPLALAPVGLTGMFARRGEVQAAKAAFSRGVQFTLSTVSVCPIEEVQSQLARPMWFQLYVLKDRGFMKNALERAWAAGIRTLVFTVDMPVPGARYRDAHSGMSGPNAAIRRIIQAMTHPAWAFDVGLMGRPHDLGNVSAYRGHKTTLEDYVGWLGANFDPAIGWRDLEWIREFWKGPMVIKGILDPEDAEDAVRFGADGIVVSNHGGRQLDGVLSSARALPAIADKVKGQLTLMADSGIRNGLDVVRMVAQGADGVLLGRAFVYALATAGGKGVENVLDLIAKEMRVAMTLTGAKTLAGISRESLVRDVETPLARIATAA; the protein is encoded by the coding sequence GTGATCATCTCCTCCTCCGCGGACTATCGCGAAGCCGCCCGCCGCCGCCTGCCACCCTTCCTGTTCCATTACATCGATGGCGGTGCCTATTCGGAGTATACGCTGGGGCGCAATGTCTCCGACCTGTCGCTCCTGGCGCTGCGCCAGCGTGTCCTGAAAAGCGTGGGCGAGGTGGACCTCTCCGCCAACCTGTTCGGCGAACACCTGTCCATGCCCCTCGCCCTAGCCCCCGTGGGCCTGACCGGCATGTTTGCACGCCGGGGGGAGGTTCAGGCGGCGAAAGCGGCGTTCAGCCGGGGCGTGCAATTCACCTTGTCCACGGTCTCCGTGTGCCCCATTGAGGAGGTGCAAAGCCAGCTGGCGCGTCCCATGTGGTTCCAGCTCTATGTGCTGAAAGACCGGGGCTTCATGAAGAATGCACTGGAGCGGGCCTGGGCGGCCGGCATCCGCACACTGGTCTTCACCGTGGACATGCCGGTGCCCGGCGCGCGCTATCGCGACGCCCATTCCGGCATGTCCGGCCCCAATGCGGCGATCCGCCGGATCATCCAGGCCATGACGCATCCGGCCTGGGCGTTCGATGTGGGGCTGATGGGGCGGCCACACGATCTTGGAAACGTCTCGGCTTATCGCGGGCACAAAACGACCCTTGAGGATTATGTGGGCTGGCTCGGGGCGAATTTCGATCCCGCCATTGGCTGGCGCGACCTGGAATGGATCCGCGAATTCTGGAAGGGACCCATGGTGATCAAGGGTATTCTGGACCCTGAGGATGCGGAGGATGCGGTGCGCTTCGGCGCGGACGGCATCGTGGTGTCGAACCATGGCGGACGGCAGCTCGACGGCGTTTTGTCCTCGGCGCGAGCCCTGCCCGCCATCGCCGACAAGGTGAAGGGCCAGCTGACGCTGATGGCCGATTCCGGCATCCGCAACGGCCTCGATGTGGTGCGCATGGTGGCCCAGGGGGCGGATGGCGTGCTGCTGGGCCGGGCCTTCGTCTATGCGCTCGCCACCGCCGGCGGCAAGGGCGTGGAGAATGTGCTCGACCTCATCGCCAAGGAGATGCGGGTGGCCATGACGCTCACCGGCGCCAAGACGCTCGCCGGCATTTCTCGCGAGAGCCTGGTGCGCGACGTGGAGACGCCGTTGGCCCGGATTGCCACGGCGGCGTGA